The following coding sequences are from one Lolium rigidum isolate FL_2022 chromosome 6, APGP_CSIRO_Lrig_0.1, whole genome shotgun sequence window:
- the LOC124668329 gene encoding disease resistance protein RGA2-like: MAAEAILGAFMQTLFQKLSEALLDHFKSCRGIHGKLENLSQILSQLQAFLDDAEVKQLADASVRGWLAKLKDVAYDVDDLLDRYSAKIMYLKHRKMRPSTKASVSSPSFFLHRNLYQYRIKHKIDCILERLDKIAKERDTIGLQMLGEMSRRETSERPQSSSLVDSSALFGREGDREEMVRRMLSDNGHSSCNVSVVPVVGMGGLGKTTLMQMVYNDDRVKQHFELRIWINVSESFDGRKLTEETLEAAAYDQSFPSISVNSGQITNMNMLQETLSVVLRGKRYLLVLDDVWNEDYDKWLSYRAALISGGLGSKIVVTSRNENVGRIMGGIEPYKLQQLSDDDSWSIFKSHAFRDGDCSTYPQLELIGRQIVKKLKGLPLASKALGSLLFCKADEAEWKDILRNDIWELPADKNNILPALRLSYNHLPPHLKQCFAFCSVYPKDYIFIREKLIKIWLALGFIRQSGKRILEDSGNAYFNELVSRSFFQPFKENYVMHDAMHDLATSVSMEHCEQFEYGKRYVNATKTRHLSFACTGARSTHFDPLYGFRKLRTLILIHGYNSKMSRFPDGVFMKLQFLRVLDMHGRGLKELPESIGNLKQLRFLDLSSNEIKTLPASIVKLYNLQILRLINCSSLREMPQGITKLTNLRHLEGSTRLLSRIPGIGNLICLQELEEFIVWKRLGHNITELKNMDQLQGKLTIRGLNNVADEQDAVCAKLKTKEHLRALHLIWDDDCKLTPPNQQEVLEGLQPHSDLKELMIKGFPGARLPSWLAGSFLPNLQTIHICNCRNTELPPLGQLPFLKNLNIAGATEVTQIGREFTGIGQIQCFPALEELLLEDMPNLEEWIFDIADQLFPQLTELGLINCPKLKKLPPVPSTLATLRIDESGLESLPDLQNAACPSSLTSLYINGCPNLTSLRVGFLAHNPIALKSLTIARCEELVSLPEECFCPFKSLQILHIYECPCLVPWTALERGLLPTSVEEIRLISCALLAPVLLNGLSYLPRLKHFQIADCPDISNFPPERLPHTLQFLDISRCDDLQWLASSLSEVSSLETLHISNCLEIEGLPEEGLPSGLKELYIKECPKLKQRCQEGGQDRLKIAHIRDIEIDGDVIVVEQI; the protein is encoded by the coding sequence ATGGCAGCAGAAGCAATCTTAGGAGCCTTCATGCAAACCCTATTCCAGAAATTATCAGAAGCACTTCTTGATCACTTCAAATCTTGCAGGGGCATCCATGGCAAGCTGGAGAACCTTTCTCAAATTCTCTCTCAGTTGCAGGCCTTTCTCGATGATGCCGAGGTGAAGCAGCTGGCAGATGCGTCCGTGCGGGGATGGTTAGCAAAGCTGAAGGACGTCGCGTATGACGTTGACGATCTGCTGGACAGATATTCAGCCAAGATTATGTATCTGAAGCATAGGAAGATGAGACCTTCCACAAAGGCAAGTGTCAGTTCTCCTTCGTTCTTCTTGCATAGGAATCTCTACCAGTACAGGATAAAGCATAAGATTGACTGCATATTGGAGAGGTTAGATAAAATTGCAAAAGAACGCGACACCATTGGGCTCCAGATGTTAGGTGAAATGAGCAGGCGTGAGACCTCAGAGAGACCGCAGTCGAGTTCTCTTGTAGACAGCTCAGCTCTCTTTGGGAGGGAGGGAGACAGAGAGGAGATGGTGAGGCGGATGTTATCTGATAATGGACATAgttcctgcaatgtttctgtagtTCCAGTTGTTGGCATGGGTGGGCTTGGTAAGACCACTCTTATGCAGATGGTGTACAATGATGACAGAGTGAAACAACACTTTGAACTAAGGATCTGGATCAACGTGTCTGAAAGTTTTGACGGGAGAAAGCTAACAGAAGAAACTCTCGAAGCTGCCGCCTATGACCAATCCTTTCCTAGCATCAGCGTTAACAGTGGACAGATAACCAACATGAATATGCTCCAGGAAACTCTCTCTGTTGTATTGCGGGGCAAGAGGTACTTGCTTGTCTTGGATGATGTCTGGAATGAAGACTATGATAAATGGCTCAGCTATAGAGCAGCCTTAATTTCAGGAGGGCTTGGAAGCAAGATAGTGGTAACATCGAGAAATGAGAATGTTgggagaatcatgggaggaatagaGCCCTACAAGTTACAGCAACTATCGGATGATGATAGCTGGTCAATTTTCAAGAGCCATGCATTCAGGGATGGTGATTGCAGCACATATCCACAGTTGGAGTTGATAGGtaggcaaattgtgaagaagctCAAGGGGTTGCCTCTGGCATCGAAAGCATTAGGGAGCCTCCTCTTTTGCAAAGCAGATGAAGCTGAGTGGAAGGACATACTAAGAAATGACATATGGGAGCTACCAGCAGACAAGAACAACATATTGCCAGCTCTGCGGCTAAGCTACAACCATTTACCACCACATCTCAAGCAGTGTTTTGCATTTTGTTCTGTATACCCCAAAGATTATATATTTATTAGAGAAAAGTTGATTAAGATTTGGCTAGCACTCGGTTTCATCAGGCAATCTGGAAAGAGGATACTGGAGGATTCTGGTAATGCATATTTTAATGAGCTAGTCAGCAGGTCTTTTTTTCAGCCCTTCAAGGAGAACTATGTGATGCATGATGCAATGCATGACCTTGCTACATCTGTTTCCATGGAGCACTGTGAACAATTTGAGTACGGGAAAAGATATGTCAATGCCACCAAGACCCGTCATCTTTCATTTGCATGCACCGGTGCCAGGAGCACGCATTTTGATCCACTCTACGGGTTTAGGAAGTTAAGGACACTAATTCTGATCCATGGATACAATTCTAAGATGTCTCGGTTCCCTGATGGTGTCTTTATGAAACTTCAGTTTCTTAGAGTTCTTGATATGCATGGAAGAGGTCTTAAAGAATTACCAGAGTCTATAGGGAATCTGAAACAACTTCGCTTCCTAGATCTCagcagtaatgaaataaaaacattACCAGCATCTATTGTTAAACTCTATAACTTGCAAATACTGAGGCTAATCAACTGCAGTTCACTAAGGGAAATGCCACAAGGCATCACTAAGCTCACTAATCTGCGTCACTTAGAGGGAAGTACAAGGCTACTGTCAAGGATACCTGGAATTGGAAATTTGATCTGCCTACAGGAATTAGAAGAATTTATTGTCTGGAAGCGTCTCGGACACAACATCACAGAGTTAAAAAACATGGATCAGTTGCAAGGAAAACTTACCATCCGTGGCCTCAACAATGTGGCTGATGAACAAGATGCAGTTTGTGCCAAGTTGAAAACCAAAGAACATCTTCGAGCTCTACACCTTATATGGGATGATGACTGCAAACTCACTCCTCCAAATCAGCAAGAAGTACTCGAAGGCCTTCAACCACATTCCGATCTAAAGGAGTTGATGATAAAAGGTTTTCCAGGGGCGAGGCTCCCAAGCTGGCTAGCTGGTTCGTTTCTTCCCAATCTGCAAACCATTCATATATGCAACTGCAGAAACACAGAGCTCCCACCTTTAGGCCAACTTCCCTTCCTAAAAAATCTCAATATAGCGGGAGCAACTGAGGTGACACAAATTGGACGCGAGTTCACAGGAATTGGCCAAATACAATGTTTTCCAGCGTTAGAAGAGCTTCTATTGGAAGATATGCCGAATCTGGAAGAGTGGATTTTTGATATTGCTGATCAGTTGTTCCCTCAATTAACTGAACTTGGTCTCATTAATTGCCCCAAGCTGAAGAAGTTACCCCCTGTTCCATCAACGCTTGCAACACTGAGGATTGATGAATCTGGACTCGAGTCACTTCCAGATCTTCAAAATGCAGCTTGTCCGTCTTCTCTAACATCTCTATACATCAATGGTTGCCCGAATCTAACATCTCTGCGTGTAGGCTTTCTTGCACACAATCCAATAGCCCTCAAGAGTCTAACAATTGCCCGTTGTGAAGAGCTCGTTTCATTGCCAGAAGAGTGTTTCTGTCCATTTAAATCACTTCAGATACTGCACATCTATGAGTGCCCTTGTTTGGTACCATGGACAGCTCTGGAGCGAGGCTTGCTTCCCACTTCAGTTGAAGAAATCCGTCTCATATCATGTGCTCTGCTAGCACCTGTACTTCTAAATGGCCTAAGTTACCTTCCTCGTCTCAAGCATTTTCAAATTGCTGACTGCCCTGATATCAGTAACTTTCCACCGGAGCGTTTACCTCACACACTTCAGTTCTTAGACATATCACGCTGTGATGACCTCCAATGGTTGGCTTCTAGTCTGTCTGAAGTCTCCTCCCTAGAAACATTGCACATCTCCAACTGTCTAGAGATTGAAGGCTTGCCAGAAGAAGGTCTGCCCAGTGGACTGAAGGAGCTTTACATCAAAGAATGCCCAAAACTTAAGCAACGATGTCAAGAAGGTGGGCAGGACCGACTCAAGATAGCTCACATCAGAGACATTGAGATTGATGGGGACGTTATTGTGGTTGAGCAGATATAG